From the Acidobacteriota bacterium genome, one window contains:
- a CDS encoding amino acid adenylation domain-containing protein, whose translation MDDKDYAIGLYGSSSAPAHQIRPTNQFIEWKKESTEHSIPYHFRRQARALPHRPAVKIGEYQATYEALDKASNRVAQAILAKRVESQQAIALVLGNDAQMFEAILGALKAGKFYVPLDPSYPIERNRYIADDAGADLIVTNTKYLPQAAPLVKAGNELVNLDEIGPDVIDEDPDLYIGTDDIAFIHYTSGTTGQPKGVIYTHRNVQHIVLRYTNGQHISADDRLLLLSSYSYGASVGNIFAGLLNGAAVSVFDIKEEGHDWLARFLINEDVSIYYSVPTVFRHFAEGLKGDEVFPKLRIIRLGGETVYKSDVELYKKHFHDGCLLHVGFGTTETNLAREFFFDRHTECRTDVAPIGYPVEDVEVLLLDESGETVGFDRVGEIAVRSRYISPGYWRRPELTKQFFLPDTADAKSQIYLTGDLGRMRRDGCLIHAGRKDSQLKVRGFRIEASEIEAALLNLKGVKEAVVVARDFPAGQKRLAAFLVPEKGSKINPADLRTALRTSMPDFMIPTDFMTLDELPRTPGGKIDRGQLQNLSPARPKAQSDFIAPANSVEARLKQLWEQVLDVRPVGVADDFFDLGGDSLAAAELFAAIAAIYGRELPPSTLLQASTIEQVARLIDAGQGEDSSLVPIQPAGSEAPFFCVHGIGGDVISFRHLAQHLGDDQPFHGLRARAGDVSTLSVEAMAAHYITEMQRLQPEGAYFFGGYSFGGTIAFEMARQLVGQGKTVGLLALFDTYGPGYPKLLPVRERASIHLKALLRAEPSEKLSYLRERFAINAIRIKKSVRRLSYQQGVRARRRPGAGMTGDLKAARQRALWDYLPKPYDGRLDLFRAANQKPIWRPDPVLGWGGLARGGIQVHDIPGDHTSIIGEPNVSILARSLRECLSKARHDEVTLTLQ comes from the coding sequence ATGGACGACAAGGACTACGCTATCGGTCTTTATGGCTCCTCGTCAGCACCGGCTCACCAAATTCGCCCGACTAACCAATTCATCGAGTGGAAGAAGGAATCGACGGAGCATTCGATCCCTTATCATTTCCGCCGGCAAGCGCGCGCGCTTCCACACCGCCCGGCTGTAAAGATCGGCGAATACCAAGCGACTTATGAAGCCCTCGACAAGGCTTCCAACCGTGTCGCGCAGGCGATCCTCGCGAAGCGCGTTGAGTCCCAACAGGCAATCGCCCTGGTTCTGGGGAACGACGCTCAGATGTTCGAGGCCATTCTGGGCGCGCTGAAGGCCGGCAAGTTTTACGTCCCGCTCGACCCCTCCTACCCCATTGAGCGGAATAGATACATCGCGGATGATGCGGGCGCGGACCTCATTGTCACCAACACCAAATACCTGCCCCAGGCTGCTCCCCTGGTCAAAGCCGGGAACGAACTAGTCAATCTTGATGAAATAGGTCCCGATGTTATCGATGAGGATCCCGACCTCTACATAGGGACGGATGACATTGCGTTTATACACTACACGTCCGGCACAACCGGACAACCCAAAGGTGTGATCTACACTCACCGAAACGTGCAGCACATCGTCCTGCGCTATACGAACGGCCAGCACATATCCGCAGATGACCGGCTGCTGCTCTTATCCTCCTACAGCTACGGCGCATCGGTGGGAAACATCTTCGCCGGCCTGTTGAATGGAGCGGCTGTGTCTGTTTTTGATATTAAGGAGGAAGGCCACGACTGGCTCGCGCGCTTTCTTATTAACGAAGACGTATCGATCTACTATTCGGTCCCGACCGTCTTTCGTCATTTCGCGGAGGGCCTCAAGGGCGACGAAGTATTTCCCAAGCTGCGAATCATCAGATTAGGCGGAGAGACCGTCTATAAGAGTGATGTGGAGTTATACAAGAAGCACTTTCACGACGGTTGCCTCTTGCACGTAGGCTTCGGGACTACGGAGACCAACCTCGCGCGCGAGTTTTTCTTCGACAGGCATACTGAGTGCCGGACTGATGTCGCGCCGATCGGTTATCCGGTCGAAGATGTTGAAGTGCTCCTGCTCGATGAGAGTGGCGAAACGGTTGGCTTCGATCGCGTAGGCGAGATAGCCGTGCGGAGTCGCTACATCTCCCCCGGCTACTGGCGCAGGCCGGAGCTTACAAAACAGTTCTTCCTCCCGGATACAGCCGACGCGAAGTCACAGATCTATCTCACCGGCGACCTGGGACGCATGCGGCGCGACGGATGCCTGATACACGCCGGCCGTAAAGATTCTCAACTGAAGGTCCGAGGATTCCGCATTGAAGCCTCAGAGATCGAAGCAGCCCTTTTGAACTTGAAGGGGGTAAAAGAAGCTGTCGTCGTGGCGCGCGACTTTCCCGCCGGGCAAAAGCGATTGGCCGCCTTCTTAGTTCCCGAAAAGGGTTCGAAGATCAATCCCGCCGATTTGCGCACCGCCCTGCGAACGTCAATGCCGGACTTCATGATTCCCACGGACTTCATGACGCTTGATGAGCTCCCGCGCACGCCGGGCGGGAAAATAGACCGCGGCCAGTTACAGAATCTATCGCCGGCCCGTCCAAAGGCTCAAAGCGATTTCATAGCCCCGGCCAATTCCGTTGAGGCGCGGCTTAAGCAGTTATGGGAACAGGTCCTGGATGTCCGACCTGTTGGTGTAGCAGACGACTTCTTTGACCTGGGGGGTGATTCTCTTGCGGCAGCCGAGTTATTTGCCGCGATAGCGGCGATCTACGGCAGAGAGCTTCCACCCTCGACTCTGTTGCAGGCGTCGACCATCGAGCAGGTAGCAAGGCTTATCGACGCAGGGCAAGGCGAAGACTCATCGCTCGTCCCTATTCAACCGGCCGGCTCCGAGGCGCCGTTTTTCTGCGTGCATGGCATCGGCGGAGATGTGATTTCATTCCGGCACCTGGCCCAACATCTCGGCGACGATCAGCCGTTTCATGGGTTGCGAGCGAGGGCTGGCGACGTGAGCACCCTAAGCGTTGAAGCGATGGCCGCGCACTATATTACGGAGATGCAGCGTCTCCAGCCCGAGGGCGCCTACTTCTTCGGCGGGTACTCATTCGGCGGGACTATCGCTTTTGAGATGGCCCGACAGTTAGTCGGGCAGGGTAAGACGGTCGGGCTACTCGCTTTGTTTGACACCTACGGCCCGGGCTATCCGAAGCTCTTGCCCGTAAGGGAGAGGGCGTCAATTCATTTGAAGGCACTTCTACGCGCCGAACCGTCTGAGAAGTTGAGCTACTTGCGCGAGCGATTTGCGATCAACGCAATCAGGATCAAGAAGAGCGTCAGGAGACTCTCATATCAGCAAGGCGTGAGGGCTCGGCGCAGACCGGGCGCAGGTATGACCGGAGATCTTAAGGCAGCCCGGCAGCGCGCTCTCTGGGACTATTTGCCAAAGCCCTATGATGGCAGGCTTGATTTGTTTAGGGCCGCTAATCAGAAGCCAATCTGGCGCCCTGACCCTGTTTTAGGGTGGGGCGGGTTAGCGCGCGGCGGCATTCAAGTGCACGACATACCCGGCGATCACACTTCAATCATTGGAGAACCAAACGTATCGATACTCGCTCGGAGCCTACGGGAGTGTCTGAGCAAAGCCCGGCACGATGAGGTCACCCTGACCCTTCAATGA
- a CDS encoding amidohydrolase, which yields MISDFRLPILLFSNAQSEMGNRKSEIELGGMMRKINAILSSLLTLTMVASVFAQTGSKAKLAAGASSAATASAPGETLIWNATIMTASHGTINKGSILIRDGKIAEVGPNVKARDPNARVIDATGKYVTPGIIDCHSHTGVDGSVNEGSLSVTSMVRVRDVIDPYSPSIYRELAGGTTTANVLHGSANSIGGQNAVIKFKVGKPVDEWPIPEAPPGIKFALGENPKRSNSQGLPTTTARRYPATRMGVEQTIREAFIKAKDYTREWQEYEARKATDRTAIAPRRDLMLDALVEILQGKRMVHSHCYRDDEILMLLNLSDEMGFHVQTLQHVLEGYKVAKEMAAHKTGGSTFSDWWAYKLEAYDAIPYNAALMASRGVIVSLNSDSDELARRLYLEAAKAMKYGGVAEEEALRMVTLNPAIQLGIQKRVGSIDVGKDADLVIFSQHPFSVYTVPEMTFIEGEVYFDRSEDLKQREVLKREKADLIKRERDQRGGPRPPRPERPDEPQPRPNESPRPNGTEPQS from the coding sequence ATGATTTCCGATTTCCGATTGCCGATTCTCTTGTTTTCCAATGCACAATCGGAAATGGGCAATCGGAAATCGGAAATCGAATTGGGGGGAATGATGAGAAAGATAAATGCGATTCTATCATCACTGCTGACGCTGACGATGGTCGCTTCAGTGTTCGCGCAGACCGGGAGCAAAGCGAAACTGGCTGCTGGCGCCAGTTCCGCGGCGACCGCTAGTGCGCCCGGCGAAACGCTCATCTGGAACGCGACCATAATGACCGCGTCTCATGGGACGATTAACAAAGGCTCTATCCTGATTCGCGACGGTAAAATCGCCGAGGTCGGTCCCAACGTGAAAGCGCGCGATCCCAACGCCCGCGTCATCGATGCCACCGGCAAGTATGTCACGCCGGGGATCATCGACTGCCACTCGCACACTGGGGTGGACGGCAGCGTTAATGAAGGCTCGCTTTCGGTGACCTCGATGGTTCGGGTTCGCGACGTGATTGACCCTTATAGCCCGAGCATCTATCGCGAGCTCGCCGGGGGCACCACGACGGCCAACGTTTTGCACGGGTCGGCGAACTCGATAGGCGGCCAGAACGCCGTGATTAAGTTTAAGGTCGGCAAGCCCGTCGACGAATGGCCAATCCCCGAAGCGCCGCCGGGCATCAAGTTCGCTCTCGGCGAGAACCCTAAGCGATCAAACAGTCAGGGATTGCCAACCACAACCGCGCGCCGCTATCCCGCGACCCGGATGGGTGTTGAACAAACCATCCGCGAGGCGTTCATCAAGGCTAAGGACTACACCCGCGAGTGGCAGGAGTACGAGGCGAGGAAAGCGACAGACAGAACTGCGATCGCGCCGCGGCGTGACCTGATGCTGGATGCGCTGGTTGAGATTCTCCAGGGCAAGCGGATGGTGCATTCACACTGCTATCGCGACGACGAGATTTTGATGCTGCTCAACCTCAGCGATGAGATGGGCTTCCACGTGCAGACGCTTCAGCACGTGCTCGAGGGCTACAAGGTTGCAAAAGAAATGGCCGCGCACAAGACTGGCGGCTCGACCTTCTCTGACTGGTGGGCGTACAAGCTCGAAGCATACGACGCGATTCCCTACAACGCTGCTCTGATGGCATCGCGCGGAGTCATCGTCTCCTTGAACTCCGACTCGGATGAGCTTGCGCGGCGGCTCTATCTGGAAGCGGCGAAGGCGATGAAGTACGGCGGCGTCGCCGAAGAAGAGGCACTGCGAATGGTGACGCTCAATCCAGCGATTCAGCTTGGCATACAGAAGCGAGTAGGCTCGATTGATGTTGGAAAGGACGCGGACCTGGTGATCTTCAGTCAGCATCCCTTTTCGGTCTACACGGTGCCGGAGATGACGTTCATCGAAGGTGAGGTCTACTTTGACCGAAGTGAGGATCTCAAGCAGCGCGAGGTGCTCAAGCGCGAGAAGGCCGACTTGATAAAACGCGAACGTGACCAGCGTGGCGGGCCCCGGCCGCCTCGCCCCGAGAGGCCGGATGAGCCTCAGCCAAGACCGAATGAATCGCCTCGGCCAAACGGGACCGAGCCGCAGAGTTGA
- a CDS encoding R3H domain-containing nucleic acid-binding protein — protein MVTTINEKENVSTDNLDLMLAVLPGRIREGLGRAANMASLIEVVLDLGRQPEARYTAHAQYLDDSLVTREDLQYVASRVGQFTRDNRAGIERTLHRISAMRNRLGEIVGLTCRVGRAIYGTVDIIRDIVESGKSILLMGKPGVGKTTLLREAARVLADDLDKRVIVVDTSNEIAGDGDVPHPGIGRARRMQVPEPEHQHGVMIEAVENHMPEVIVIDEIGTAQEALAARTIAERGVQLIATVHGNTLENLMINPTLSDLVGGIHPVTLSDEEARRRGTQKTVLERKAPPTFDVLIEIQDKDRLAIHRDVAEAVDQMLRGFLPSTEVRERRAGGQVAITQPLSAESAGLGSERREARQEMLGQPARESRARKGKLLRIYPYAISRERLERAIEVLGLPVAVTNDLAEADVLLTLKSHAKRQSQKLREARGHAVEVFTLRSNTLTQMENFLRETLGTAARAGNEDAAMQEVEDAVIEAVERRRPTELAPQPRHIRRMQHLYIERSGLQSESKGQDPTRRIIIYPQ, from the coding sequence ATGGTCACGACGATAAACGAGAAAGAAAACGTATCAACTGACAACCTGGACTTGATGCTGGCCGTGCTGCCGGGGCGAATCCGCGAAGGTCTCGGCCGCGCCGCCAACATGGCCTCACTCATCGAAGTGGTGCTCGATCTTGGACGTCAGCCGGAAGCTCGGTACACCGCGCACGCTCAATATCTTGACGATTCGCTCGTGACCCGCGAGGACCTTCAGTACGTCGCCAGCCGAGTCGGCCAGTTCACCCGCGACAACCGGGCGGGCATCGAACGCACGCTTCATCGCATATCCGCGATGCGCAACCGGCTCGGCGAGATCGTCGGACTCACCTGCCGGGTGGGCCGCGCGATCTATGGCACCGTTGACATCATCAGAGACATAGTCGAATCGGGCAAAAGCATTCTCCTGATGGGCAAGCCGGGCGTTGGCAAGACGACCCTGCTGCGGGAAGCCGCGCGCGTGCTCGCCGACGACCTCGACAAGCGAGTGATCGTCGTCGACACCTCAAACGAGATCGCCGGCGACGGCGACGTTCCGCATCCGGGAATCGGGCGCGCTCGACGAATGCAGGTGCCCGAGCCGGAACACCAGCACGGAGTCATGATCGAAGCAGTCGAGAATCACATGCCGGAAGTCATCGTCATCGACGAGATCGGAACCGCTCAAGAAGCGCTCGCCGCACGCACGATCGCCGAGCGCGGCGTGCAATTGATTGCCACGGTGCACGGCAACACGCTCGAGAATCTGATGATCAATCCGACCCTGTCGGATCTGGTCGGCGGGATTCACCCGGTGACATTGTCGGATGAAGAAGCGCGCCGGCGCGGCACGCAGAAGACGGTGCTCGAACGCAAAGCTCCTCCTACGTTCGACGTGCTCATCGAGATTCAAGACAAAGACCGCCTGGCAATTCATCGCGACGTCGCCGAGGCTGTCGATCAGATGCTCAGAGGCTTCCTGCCAAGCACGGAAGTCCGCGAACGCCGCGCGGGCGGCCAGGTCGCCATTACTCAACCGCTTTCGGCTGAGAGCGCGGGGTTGGGGTCGGAGCGGAGAGAAGCTAGACAAGAGATGCTGGGCCAGCCGGCCCGCGAGTCTCGCGCGAGGAAGGGCAAGCTCCTGCGCATCTACCCTTACGCGATAAGCCGCGAGCGATTGGAGCGGGCTATCGAAGTACTCGGCTTGCCGGTAGCAGTGACGAACGATCTGGCGGAGGCCGACGTGTTACTCACGTTGAAGTCGCACGCAAAACGCCAATCTCAAAAGCTTCGGGAAGCGCGCGGCCACGCGGTCGAAGTCTTCACGCTCCGCAGCAATACGCTCACGCAGATGGAGAACTTCCTGCGCGAAACTCTCGGCACGGCCGCGCGCGCCGGTAACGAAGACGCGGCTATGCAAGAGGTGGAAGACGCAGTCATTGAGGCGGTAGAGCGCCGTCGGCCGACGGAATTAGCGCCCCAGCCAAGACACATTCGCCGAATGCAACACCTCTACATTGAGCGAAGCGGACTGCAATCTGAAAGCAAAGGCCAGGACCCCACGCGCCGAATAATTATCTATCCGCAGTGA
- a CDS encoding tetratricopeptide repeat protein codes for MRLLAVAASVILVVFPSRVAFAQSPRATSADSKHSAAAAFDEGQNAQQRGDLNSAVRFYTTAIVADPSLFQAYYQRATALLKLGREPEAETDLKKVIQLEPSFARAHRSLGQIWLDRGQTEDATRALARAVELDPKLPGVRVYLASALLKSGEPARAIEHLRVAIEQREEAPLAYALAGVAEERLGKSAEAFADYSRAIELDANNATAHEGRARLLETRGDFAKAIEEYSAAYRAQPSRGLAVKLAELHARAGQLQAAIQLYRRLLLEKPDDFAIRAEMACLMADNGQGQEAEMEMTRVLAAKPADAKLLAKAGDFFFKEKPAQAADYYKRSIEADPGNNRVRAQLGASLVRSLQVEAALPVLGEAIAREADNYPAHASLATAHFKLKQYPEAAREFIWIIHARPDVSASYYFLAISLDHLGDCQQALRAYQEYVRRADPAANKNEVEEANTRSAQLQRLIKEGKCKSAGKPKGK; via the coding sequence ATGCGTCTCCTGGCCGTAGCAGCTTCGGTTATTTTGGTTGTCTTTCCCTCGCGCGTCGCATTCGCGCAATCGCCCCGCGCCACCTCGGCCGACAGCAAACACAGCGCGGCTGCGGCTTTTGATGAAGGACAAAACGCTCAGCAGCGTGGCGACCTCAACTCAGCGGTGAGGTTCTATACAACGGCCATCGTGGCTGACCCCTCTTTGTTTCAAGCCTACTATCAGCGAGCCACCGCGTTGCTCAAGCTCGGCCGCGAGCCCGAAGCCGAAACCGACCTGAAAAAAGTCATTCAGCTCGAGCCCAGTTTTGCGCGGGCTCATCGCAGCCTGGGACAGATTTGGCTTGATCGAGGACAGACCGAAGATGCCACGCGCGCGCTTGCGCGCGCCGTCGAACTGGACCCGAAACTGCCGGGCGTTCGCGTCTATTTGGCGAGTGCGCTTCTCAAGTCGGGCGAGCCCGCGCGCGCGATCGAGCACCTGCGTGTTGCCATCGAACAACGCGAAGAGGCGCCGCTTGCATACGCGCTGGCCGGAGTTGCCGAGGAGCGGCTCGGAAAATCGGCAGAGGCGTTTGCGGATTACTCGCGCGCAATCGAGCTGGACGCAAACAACGCCACGGCTCACGAAGGCCGCGCGCGTTTGCTGGAAACCCGCGGTGATTTTGCAAAGGCGATCGAAGAATATAGCGCGGCGTATCGCGCTCAGCCTTCACGCGGGCTTGCCGTCAAGCTCGCCGAGCTACACGCGCGCGCGGGCCAGTTGCAGGCGGCGATTCAGCTCTATCGTAGATTGCTCCTGGAGAAACCTGACGACTTCGCGATCCGCGCGGAGATGGCTTGCTTGATGGCTGATAACGGGCAGGGCCAGGAAGCCGAGATGGAGATGACTCGCGTGCTTGCCGCCAAGCCGGCAGACGCGAAACTGTTGGCCAAAGCCGGCGACTTCTTTTTCAAAGAGAAGCCTGCGCAGGCGGCGGATTACTATAAGCGATCGATCGAAGCAGATCCCGGCAACAATCGAGTGCGGGCTCAGTTGGGAGCCTCGCTTGTGCGCTCGCTGCAGGTCGAAGCCGCGTTGCCGGTACTGGGAGAAGCGATAGCTCGCGAGGCTGACAACTATCCCGCGCACGCCAGCCTGGCGACGGCGCATTTTAAGCTGAAGCAATACCCGGAAGCGGCGCGTGAATTCATCTGGATCATCCACGCTCGGCCTGATGTATCGGCCAGCTATTATTTTCTGGCAATCTCGCTGGACCATCTCGGCGACTGCCAGCAAGCTCTCAGGGCTTATCAGGAATACGTGCGCAGGGCCGACCCGGCCGCGAACAAAAACGAAGTCGAAGAGGCAAACACGAGATCCGCCCAGTTGCAGAGGTTGATCAAAGAAGGCAAATGCAAATCAGCGGGCAAGCCAAAAGGAAAATAA
- a CDS encoding AbrB/MazE/SpoVT family DNA-binding domain-containing protein: MMVSRVQQWGNSQGVRLPKNVLDLAHIAVGDEVEIIVDDHQILVKKVPRAKYDLAELVSRIPKGYRVKEVNFGPPVGKEEW, from the coding sequence ATGATGGTCTCGAGGGTTCAGCAATGGGGCAACAGCCAGGGGGTGCGCTTACCCAAGAACGTGCTCGATCTCGCTCACATCGCCGTCGGCGACGAGGTCGAGATCATAGTTGACGACCACCAGATCCTCGTTAAGAAAGTGCCGCGCGCCAAATACGACCTTGCCGAGCTCGTTTCTCGAATCCCAAAAGGCTACAGAGTCAAAGAGGTCAACTTCGGGCCGCCAGTCGGCAAAGAGGAGTGGTAA
- a CDS encoding M23 family metallopeptidase, whose protein sequence is MKRTTTRVKLLISAVLLLHFSIALGRAQTHSAVPVDLYIPVAPMPVKADGRVHLVYELHITNFDKPARDLTLTRVEVLGDDQDAVPLARLVGEDLAKQMSRPGAGEKLPDKRRIAGGMRAVVFMWITVDSTAAVPRTLRHRLGFAIEKVNGERTVEGASVEVRRDAPLVIGPPLRGEGWMAANGPSTRAENEHRRAINTVDGKARIAQRFAIDWIKFGANGQLWSGDVGKNANWFGYGAEIVAVADAVVASVNDSVPENKPDTDSRAVPITLETIGGNYVTLDLGNGRYAMYFHMQPGKIRVKVGDKVRRGEVLGLVGNSGNSDGPHLHFQICEADSPLGSEGLPFVFELFEKQGDGGLTDSGASWKPLPNGKVEERRMEIPLENVVVRFP, encoded by the coding sequence ATGAAAAGGACTACGACGCGGGTTAAGTTATTAATTAGCGCAGTGCTGCTGCTTCACTTCTCGATCGCCTTGGGCAGGGCGCAAACACATTCTGCCGTCCCGGTTGATCTCTACATTCCGGTCGCCCCGATGCCTGTTAAGGCTGACGGTAGAGTCCATCTCGTTTACGAGCTGCACATCACTAACTTTGACAAACCAGCCCGCGACTTAACACTGACTCGCGTCGAAGTTCTCGGCGATGACCAGGACGCCGTTCCGCTCGCGCGTTTGGTGGGTGAGGACCTCGCCAAACAAATGTCCCGTCCCGGCGCCGGCGAGAAACTGCCCGACAAACGCCGTATTGCCGGCGGTATGCGGGCCGTCGTCTTCATGTGGATCACCGTGGACTCGACCGCCGCCGTTCCTCGAACCTTGCGCCATCGCCTGGGCTTCGCGATAGAGAAAGTGAACGGCGAAAGGACGGTCGAGGGAGCATCCGTCGAAGTTCGCCGCGACGCCCCGCTCGTCATCGGCCCGCCACTGCGCGGCGAAGGATGGATGGCAGCCAACGGCCCGTCCACTCGGGCTGAGAATGAACACCGGCGCGCCATTAACACGGTAGATGGGAAGGCTCGGATTGCACAGCGGTTCGCGATCGATTGGATCAAGTTCGGAGCAAACGGCCAGCTATGGTCTGGCGATGTGGGGAAGAATGCGAATTGGTTCGGCTACGGAGCCGAAATTGTTGCCGTGGCTGATGCCGTTGTGGCGTCGGTTAATGACTCGGTCCCCGAGAACAAACCCGATACCGATTCCAGGGCTGTGCCAATCACGCTCGAGACGATAGGCGGCAATTACGTCACACTCGATCTCGGCAATGGCCGGTATGCTATGTACTTTCATATGCAGCCAGGTAAGATTCGCGTCAAAGTGGGCGACAAAGTGCGCCGAGGCGAGGTTCTTGGGCTGGTTGGAAACTCCGGCAACTCAGACGGGCCACATCTTCACTTTCAAATCTGCGAGGCCGATTCGCCGCTCGGGTCAGAGGGTCTGCCCTTTGTTTTTGAATTGTTCGAAAAGCAAGGCGACGGCGGGCTGACGGACAGTGGAGCAAGTTGGAAACCGCTCCCAAACGGTAAGGTTGAAGAGCGCCGGATGGAGATTCCGCTTGAAAACGTCGTGGTCCGGTTTCCGTGA
- a CDS encoding amidohydrolase family protein — protein MKTKRMLVAITILIGAGALGFVRCGSSEVSAQTSESYAIRNARIITVTGAVIESGTVVIVNGKIAAVGANASVPSGAKVIDGKGLSVYPGMIDADTEIGLTEIGSVPGSVDTNEIGDNNANIHVDVAIHPDSSHIAVTRVNGVTTALTAPRGGLIAGQSAILNLDGWTPREMVLKSPVAMHINWPGGGGGGGGGGFGGFGQQRSVTELRREQERQIESLKKILRDAAAYGDAKDARAKDPSLPKQDVDLKLEALIAVVRGQMPVVINANLERDIKAAIAFAGEMKLRAIISGGIEAYKVADQLKAKNIPVIVGPVLRMPVKEDDPYDAAFTNAGLLSKAGVKIAFQTNDSAYSRNLPYHAGMAAAFGLPKEEALKAVTIYPAEIFGIADRVGSIEQGKIANLIVTDGDPLEIRTQIKHVFINGRDIPLTSRHTELYEKYKARP, from the coding sequence ATGAAGACGAAGAGAATGCTTGTTGCGATTACAATTTTGATTGGCGCTGGTGCGCTCGGCTTCGTTAGGTGCGGTTCATCAGAGGTGTCGGCTCAGACTTCGGAGAGCTATGCGATCCGAAATGCGCGAATCATAACGGTGACCGGAGCAGTGATTGAGAGCGGCACGGTAGTGATTGTTAACGGAAAGATCGCGGCGGTCGGCGCGAATGCCTCAGTACCGTCGGGCGCGAAGGTCATCGACGGGAAGGGGCTCTCGGTCTATCCCGGAATGATCGATGCAGACACCGAGATCGGCTTGACTGAGATCGGGTCTGTGCCCGGCTCGGTTGACACGAACGAGATAGGCGATAACAACGCGAACATCCACGTAGACGTCGCTATTCATCCCGACAGCTCGCACATCGCTGTAACTCGGGTGAACGGAGTTACGACTGCTCTTACCGCGCCGCGCGGCGGATTGATTGCGGGGCAGAGCGCGATCCTTAACCTCGACGGCTGGACCCCGCGGGAGATGGTGTTGAAATCGCCTGTTGCGATGCATATCAACTGGCCAGGCGGAGGCGGAGGGGGCGGCGGCGGCGGATTCGGCGGTTTCGGACAGCAACGCTCGGTCACAGAGTTGCGGCGGGAACAGGAGCGGCAGATTGAAAGCCTGAAAAAGATCCTGCGTGATGCCGCGGCTTATGGTGATGCCAAGGACGCTCGCGCGAAGGATCCGAGCTTGCCGAAACAGGACGTTGACTTGAAGCTCGAAGCGTTGATTGCCGTGGTGCGCGGCCAGATGCCCGTCGTGATAAACGCGAACCTCGAGCGCGACATCAAAGCCGCCATCGCATTTGCCGGCGAGATGAAGCTCAGAGCAATCATCTCCGGTGGCATCGAAGCCTACAAAGTCGCGGACCAGCTCAAGGCCAAGAACATTCCGGTGATAGTCGGCCCGGTGCTGCGTATGCCGGTTAAGGAAGATGATCCGTATGACGCGGCTTTCACGAATGCCGGATTGCTGTCGAAGGCTGGCGTGAAGATCGCATTCCAGACTAACGATTCCGCTTATTCGAGGAATCTGCCTTATCACGCCGGAATGGCCGCGGCGTTTGGTCTGCCGAAGGAAGAAGCGCTCAAGGCAGTGACGATTTATCCCGCGGAGATATTCGGCATTGCCGACCGCGTCGGCTCGATCGAACAAGGGAAGATCGCGAACCTGATAGTGACCGACGGCGATCCGCTCGAGATTAGGACGCAGATCAAGCACGTGTTCATCAACGGACGCGATATACCGCTCACCAGCAGACACACCGAGCTCTACGAGAAGTACAAGGCACGTCCTTAA
- a CDS encoding GIY-YIG nuclease family protein, protein MNKKKELKREYQQNHTPMGIYQIRNTANDKVFIGTALNLPGVLNGQKFQLSAGSHLNKRLQADWNEFGSESFTFEILDELSATEGPSHDYRADLAFLEEFWLETVQPYGERGYNEKKKDKEEMLRLIAQNRLSKQSK, encoded by the coding sequence GTGAACAAAAAGAAAGAATTGAAACGAGAGTACCAACAGAATCATACCCCGATGGGTATCTACCAGATCCGCAACACCGCCAATGACAAAGTCTTCATCGGCACGGCCCTTAATCTTCCGGGCGTACTCAACGGGCAGAAATTTCAACTAAGCGCGGGGTCTCATCTGAACAAGAGACTTCAGGCCGATTGGAATGAGTTCGGTAGCGAAAGCTTCACCTTTGAAATTCTCGATGAGCTCTCGGCTACGGAAGGGCCCTCTCATGACTATCGAGCAGACCTGGCGTTCTTGGAAGAGTTTTGGCTTGAGACGGTGCAACCCTACGGCGAGCGTGGATACAACGAGAAGAAAAAAGACAAAGAAGAGATGCTGAGACTCATTGCCCAGAACAGGCTATCGAAACAATCAAAATGA